Genomic window (Nicotiana sylvestris chromosome 7, ASM39365v2, whole genome shotgun sequence):
TTTTCTATAAGATTCATGACATATCAATCTTTTTTAGAGTAACTTTCTTTGGCGAAATCCTCCAGCAATAGATTGTCTCCTTTGAAGTATAATTAAAGCTGGTGCCATGTTTCTGTCATAAACTGCTTGGGGCTGCATATATAGTTTATGTTATAAAATGCTTAATTGATTCTTTTTTCACTTTCCATGTGCACTTAGAAATGTCTCATAATATTAGTTTAGTTTATTTTTTGTAGAAAAGTATGGAGTCTCAAAATGAAGAAAAACCGGTTGGTTCATCTTGTAGAACTTTCCCTATAGAGAGTGAGAGTCAATTGCCTATGCAAGTCGATGAAGTTACTACTGAAGTTATTGATGAAACTGGAAAAGAAAACTTATTTCTGACGCATGGAAGCTTTTTAAACCGATGATAATTAATCGTGTCCGTTTTGGTGTTTGTAAGTATTGTAATACTTGTATCAAATCAACAAGAAATTATGGGACATCGTCCATGTTAGATCATATCCGTAGTCGATGTCGCAAAAAGTCAAGTAATTTGGACAATGAAAGTAGTTCCGGGGGTGATGGTAGCCAACAACACTATTTTGATCAAGATGTTTCACGCAAAGAACTTGCTCATGCTATCATTTTGCACGAGTATCAATTGTCCGTTGTTGATTATGTAGGATTTAGGAAGTTTGTTGCTAGTCTCCAACCATTGTTCAAAATGGTGTCTAGGAACACAATCAAGAATGATATACTGAAGATTTTCGATAATTTGAAATCAAAAACTTTTATGTTATTGGAAAAACTCACAAGTAAAATTGCAATAACAACTGATATGTGGACTTCGGACAACACCAAAAAAGGGTTCATGGATATTACAACACATTTTATTGATGATTCATAGAGAGTTCAAAGCCATATTCttaaatttatttatgttcatgCCCACATGATAAGGATACTTTGTGTAGTGCGTTGCCTAATTGCTTGTTAGAGGGGaatcttgaaagaaaaacttcAACAATTACAATTGATAATTGTAGCACAAACAATGCTATGATGAAAACCTTGCTAGATGAGAAACTTTGTAAAAGGAATTTATTGTTGATGGGTCGAATGTTACATGTGCATTGTGCCGCACATATCTTGAATTTGATTGTGCAAGAAGGACTAAAGGTGATGCAAGATAGTATTAATAATGTGCGTGACAGTGTCTTATATTGGATAGGGTCTTCAGGCAGAATCGAAACGTTTGAAGAAGTTGCACGATTGCTACATATTTCTTATAACAAAAAGTTAGAGTATGATTGTCCTACTCGTTGGAACTCAACATATCTAATATTGAGAACAGTCCTAGAATACAAAGATGTGTTTATGAAGTTGAGCTTAAATGACTTTAGTTGTTTTCCAACCGAAGGGCAATATAGTGCAACAGAAGAAGTTTGTGATACATTAAAGCTTTTCTACCATATCACCGAAGAATTCTCAGGGACTCAATATCCCACTTCTATTCAATTTTTTTCTAAAGTTTGTGATATTAAGCTAGAATTGAAAGCCTTGGTGAAAAGTTTAAATCCTTTGATTAGCTCTATGGCATCAGCAATGGTATTGAAATTTAAGAAATATTGGGATGAAGTGCATATTTTGATGGGTGTAGCTGCTATCTTTGATCCGAAGTATAAGATGAGGTTGATAGAATTCTATCTTACACATATTTATGGTAGAGAAACTGCTTCAGATAAAATTCAAGAAGTTCGAAGCTATTGTGTTGATCTCTTTCAAGAATATAAGAGTAGAGGAGCCGAGTCATCCCAAGCATCTAGTTCAAGTGAAGTTGTTGGTCATGTTGAGGGTGACCGACTGTCTAGTTTTGATAGGTTTGTTTAGTAGCTCGAACATGAACACAATATCAGAATTGGATTCTTATTTAGAAGAAAATATGCTACCCCGCACACCATCATTTGATACTTTAAGTTGGTGGAAGACAAATAGATTAAAATTTCTTACTTTACAAAAAATAGCTCGTGATCTCTTAGTCATTCATGTCTCTACCGTTGCTTCAGAATTTGCATTTAGTACTAGTGGGAGATTGATTAGTCCGCATCGTAGTAGACTTCATCCTGCTACTTTGGAGGCTTTAATGTGTGCTCACACTTGGTTATGGAACGAAATAAATGGAAAGTGATTTTTTCAATGACTTGTAATGTTAATAGTGATTTTCAATTTTAATACTATATCgagtcgtttggtatgaggtataagaaggtataagggtggtataagaatttaataccaccttaatactttgtttggttagcaaatcaggtataagttatcccggtgttaattttaatactgggataacttataccttatagaagatggggtaattagcaccggtataacttataccttcttcttagaaattatgcaattgtcattcttaatacaacataccaaacaatgaataaacaacaatgccagcataacttatcctaatataacttataccggtataaatcgtattccaaccaaacgacccctataTGTTTCTTTTTAGGTTTGGCTTCAAAATTCAACAAAGTTTCATGTCCAACATTACTTGACAAAGAGGAAGAGCCAGATTCAAGTTGGCTTACTGGTCGATTGAAGAGGAAGAGAATGTCATTTGTTAATACAATTTCTTTTTGATTCAAGTTGGCTTACTATAGATTGTTGATACAATTTCTTGTGATTTTGTAATTTGAATTTGATAGATTTTGTTGAGTATATTCCTTACTGTTCAGATTTTGTGGCTTACTGTAGTTTGTTGATACAATGTCTTTAGTTtctcttttatctttttttttttggttttgcgGCTTATTGTAGTTTGTTGATATAAAATGTTCAAAATGCTTTATAGAATGAGGAAAACTGCTTTTCCATCAGTACATACGTAAAGATGAAGTAAATGCTAAATAGCCAATTAGCACTTGAATCTGAATTGGTCCGATTGCTAATTTGCTATCAGCCCTTCAGAAGTTAAAATAATTAGTATATACAATGAAGATGTTCTTTTATCCTAGGTTGATCTGGCCCCAATTCTTATCAAAGATAATTCTGCTTCCTAATCTAAAAACTATATATTTAATTCTGTCCGTCGATACATTGTGCACTGAAAAGCAATGACAAGCAAAAAGGCTGTTTCAAAAAAGCTAAGTAAATGAAAGAGAGAGAACAATTTggatataattaattattttgttaaaaaaattaGATTTAAGTCGAGctttctgaaaaagaaaaaaaatttattaaaaatttgcGGGGCGGGTGGACCCGGGTGGAGTGCAGGGCGGGTGAATGTGGGTTTAAATCCTAAGCAGGGCGGGGTGGGCTTAAATTGTGCGGGTTCAGACAGAATCCGCCCTGCACCCGCACCACCCGCACCACCTGCCATTCCTAATTTTAACACGACATTTCTTCTtagcatttttatttttgtaataaagagaagaaagaaaactaGTGGATGTGGCAATGTGTGCTAAAAAAtgagggagaaattaaaaaatagccaggtttacaagtggtcattcaaaagtagccacagtttcaaaagtaatataaatttagccacttttcatgtaaagataaatttgaacaaaaatactgttcaaaatccggaaaaatattccattatattatactggagttccagtatacttataatggagttccagtataatataccggtccagcataatatactggagtatattatactggaactttccgcgtgttggagttccagcataatatgctgaaagttcatacacatgtgcactgATTTTCAGTATATTATGGTAGAATTTTTCGTGCTGCACCAAAATATTGGTTATTTTGTAATAACTTTACAAacactggctatttttaaatgaccaatccgaaaactggctagttcatactatttttacaaaaaaaaaaaaaaaaaaaaaaacgacgAGCTGCCGGTTCATGTGATGTACAAATGGGATAAAACTCTGAATAGACGTGGACCCCATTCCTGTCCTCTCAAATTTCAAAAGTTGTCTCTTTCCACGCCACAAAGAGAAAAGCATCAAATTCTGGTCATTGGATGGCCCCCCCAACTCCCTCATTAAattttcattcaatttcttacTCCTAAATCAACTTTCCtttcttattattattaattcTCTGAGCCATCAGGACGTGGTCATTGGTCAATTCTCTGACTTGTTTGAACATTACGCACCATCTCAATATCCagtccttttttttctttcttttttgggtTGAAACATTCTTGGATGTCTTTTGAAATCCTGCAAAGGGGGGTATTAAGCATTTTACTCATAGCGCAACACTTCAGGTTTTACAATCTTGCTTTTGTATTTTGAATCTTTTGCCTTCAAGATTGAAGTTTTTTTATGATTTGCTGTTTTGGGTTTTTGATATTTCGTGTTTTTCATTGTAGCAAAAATGTTGGTTATTCAGTTGCCTCTTGGATTGATCAACATAGCGGGTCATGCTACCCTAAGTAAAGAATTACACTGGCTCTTTTCTGTTTTTGCTGGTCTCATCATGTGTAGAATTGTGAGTTTCTTTTTTGTCTCTTCTTATATTTGGAGCcacataaatatttttttttggggtGTGAAACTGGGCAATTACTTGCTCTTATTGTGTGCAAATTTCGAATTTATTGATGTTAAAATTCACATATTTTTGCTCCTTTTGACTCTTAGATTCTAGACCCTTTTTAAGTGTAAAGTGATGCGTTAAGTGAAATATGGCCTACTTGATATTGAAACTTGTAAACATTCTTGCTTGCAACTTTTGGCTTTCTGGTATAATATTTTAATCTATAGAAGGCGTAGATGGTTAGCTGAATGTTTTGGATTCCCTAAAGTATAACCGAAtggctatgttgctcggactcctCGAAAATATCGATGGGtgtgtgtcggatcctccaaaaacaatgtatttttggaggatccgacacgggtgcgaCAACTGTTTTGGAGAGTCCGCACCACATATCTGTACTTCTTACAATGCATTCGCTGGAtaatatttctttttttcttattaaTTGAAAAAAGAGGAGGCTTTAATATACAATTCTTAGAATGGTATCCTTAGCTCTGCCAAGAGTTAGAACTCGTATGCCTTCTTTGGCTTTCAGGTTTCTCTTGTCATGGTAGTTCAGAAACAAACTTTTAGCATGTGTTATTGCTCTTCGTCTTACTTTTGAAGGTGTTATTTCTTTTGTTGAAGGTTTATCAATTAACAGGTACTATAAGCCCTTTGTTCTTCAATGGATATATTAAACTTGATGACAAAAAGAAACTTGAATGGAACAACAGGTAGTAATCTTACCTTTCatgtgaattttttattttttttccatttttagtgATATAGCTTGTGTATCTTGGTTGTTGTCAGTGTCTTACTGAGGACTCTCTTCTTTTCAGAGGATTTTCCACTTTTCATGCGCTCCTTGTAGCGGCTGCTTCTCTGTATCTCTTGATTGAATCAGATCTTTTCCGTGATGGTGCTCCGGATGACTTAATGATCAATAGAACATCGGCTTTTTCAGACACCATACTCGGGGTATTAATGCCAATACTTCTGTCATTGGCTTTCTTTTAGCTTACAGATTCAAATGGCTGCCAAGTTTTCTCTATATTGTTAGTTAGTCAGATTTGACGTCTTAAATAACAATTACTTTAGCTGACCAAATGTTTTATCCAAATTGTGAAGTATGTTAGGCAAGTTTGATTATTAACACCGTTGGGAGAGCAAAATGCTTAATTCATATTCCTATTGTTTTCAGTTTCCTAGGGTAGTAACACAATTGCGGCTTTACTTTCCCTGAAGGACGTAAATGTGATAATGTTGTCTTGGTTTTTTAAGGGTTCTCATAGCATATGAACTACTTCGTTCTCCATCATCTAATTCAACTCTAGCATTATTATGCTGGATGTATGTTCTATTCTCAACTCTAATGTTATTTGTATGGTGAAACAGATCTCCACTGGCTACTTTCTGGCAGACTTGGCAATGATTTTCTATTACTTCCCAGCCTTGGGTGGAATGGAGTATGTAAGCATCAGGAAGTAGtgtattttcttctataattataTCGTATAGCTTGGGGTGGCTGTAAGTATCAGGAAGCAATGTTTTGCCTTTGAATCTTGATTTGCTCCTCCAGGTCTTACATCACGGGCTCTCAATGTTTGCAATTGTTCAATCCCTTTTAAGTGGTCAAGCACAGATATATATTTTTATGGTACTCTTTACCGAGAGTACTACTCCCTTTGTCAATTTAAGATGGTAAGAGCAATAGGCATCTTCCATTCCTTGTCTTCTCTAAACCAAACATTCTACATTAGTGACTTCCATCAATATGTGCATGCAGGTACCTGGATGTTGCTGGTCAAAAGAACTCTAAGCTCTACGTCTCCAATGGAGTAGCTTTATTTTTTGGCTGGCTGGTATGGTGTATGAGAATACATTTTCTTCTGTCTTTGTTCTTGCATTTATGTGGATATAGCATGTTACTTATATGAAGCTAAGCTGGGATGGCTATTCAATTTTGGACAAATTAATTTGAATTTACGTATACATCTTTGCTCATAAATTGGcaaattgtttttctttttttttggtggaGGAATATTATTTTGCACAAGATACTTTGGATTTGTCCTCAAGACAAGTGTGGCTAACTATCTGTAACATTtgcttctattatgttctgtTCAAGTGTAACAACTAGTTTTGCGTCTATGTTGCTGAAAATTCTTAAGATCAATGCTGTCCTGGACCTTGCAAATGGGTAGTACATGCCTTGAGGTTTTTTGTTCCTTGTTTATGTTACAAGGATGTTAGTTAAGCACTTTGTTTGTTTGATATGATTATCTTCTTTTAAACAATAATTCAGCAACTTTTGTAGTtggaaatccaaaaatattatatTTGTGACCAATAGATCAAAATATCCTCATTTTCAGAAACCACAAGAGATTGCCTGGGTTTTAAGCAATATTACAAACTTACTATAATACTAAGTATTTTCTTTGAAGTTAAGATTAATAGGATCACGAATCTTTTAATCAAGAATTTTGACTTTTTCCTcgagtaatttatgaaaatagACGGAAAGGTCAAGTTAGCTGTATGTTTGAGAAAGCAAAatcttgaattattattatttcttattCTCATTTGACTTGgttcttttttttgcttttgattGTTAACTTTTGTCGCCAAGAAACTTCTGATGCTAGCTTTTAAACTTTAATTTTTATAACCGAGGTTTTTAATGTGATGCTTTCAGGTTGCAAGGATTGTTttgtttctcttctttttctatcACATGTTTGCCCATTTTGATCAGGTAAATACCTATTTGCACAATGTATACTGTTTTAAGCCCTATTTCTTTTGAAGTGATACATTCTTACACTTTGTTCTTCAGATCAAGAAAGTTTATCCACTGGGCTTCTATAGCTTGTTAACTGTACCTCCTGTTTTGGCACTGCTGAATATTGTCTGGTTTTGGAAAATCGCAAAGGGTATGATTAAAACTTTGAGAAAGGCGAGACACAGCCAGTAGGACGAGTCTTTTGGAGCTTGTGCAGTAATTTACTAGATTTGAGGTTTATGAAATTAACCTCTATGTACAGTTATTACTCCTTGTTTTTGTCTTTCAAATGTGTACTACTTCATTGAGTTACTGAACCAACAAAACAAGTGAGAACTAATTGTAAACTAACATTTCTACAGTATCTTTGTCCAAACTTATTAATCATAAATGTGTCCAAAATCTCTTTTCAGTAATTGATAGTGTTAGATTGCTCATTGAATGTGATGTTGTCTTTGCAAGGCGAAAAGGAGCCAATTTAGATCTTGTCAAATTTCTGGCTTGTTCTATCACCTATTTTTCACATCAATGTATTACTTAATCATGATTAATTTATATTGTTTGACGTAAACACTGGATTTTCGTTTTTTCAGTCTGCACCAATGCTCATGTTGGAaaaaaaatacagtacaatattGGTTTGTTGAAACCAAGGAAGATGTGGAGACAAAGTCACTTCTTTAACCCTTTTGTAGGTGGAAATTATGTATTTATAAAAGCCCGCGAAATGTtggatttctttcctttattttttgttttttaatctGATGAAAGATAATCCTTTCGGATAAAGCTAAAACTGCTACGTAAAATAGCAACCTTTACAGTTCAACATGCACGTTTCTTGGAGAGATTCTCCTgcacaatttatttttaaatcataTTACCTAGGACAAAAAACACCAGAAATTATGAAGAAGAAagattctctcctttttttttttctaaaaaaaaagatgGATGATCGAGCAGGCAAGAATACAATAATGAGCATCTACGTTGTGCCTGCCCCATGAAATATTATAAACGAGGACTCTTGTGAGACAAACGACTTGTATTATAAttggtttattttaattttgataaTTAAAAATCGATTAAATTGTTTTGTTTGATGTTAATAAAAAGTTAATCCAATCCAATGGTGGACCCTTCAACCCTATTGGCCTGGTTATCTATTTCAtagtaaattaattaaaatgaacGGAAATAATAGAACATTTCTCTGACCaattgtaacgacctgaccgatcGTATTTGAGTATCAGGACCTAGTTCTCCTATTTGGTGCTTTCTTAGGTTAATCTGATGATATGTAACTTGCAGGGACGGGTGGTTTGGTTTTGGTGGGGTTTAGAGTGAGTTGGAATACTAAATTTCTATTTTTGGAAGCCTTAAGTTGTAAGAGTTTACCAAGGTTTGATATTTGTATTTACAATCTCGGATggtgatttgaaggttccaataggatcCTATGATAGTTTTGGACTTGTACGTATGTTCGGATTGAATTTTGGATATTCCTAGAAAGATTCGACACCATTTGTTGAAAGTTGATAATTTgaagaacttaagagttcataagtttgaccaagagttgtcCTTGATGTTATTGAGCTTAAATTGGTGTTCCGAGACGTTAGATAGGTCTATATAGTGAAttgaacttgtgtgcaaagtttgaaAGTAATCCAAATTGTCCAAGTGTGATACACTCTTTTGAAAGAATGAACATTTAAGAACTTAAGAGAAATTATATTCGATTTGAGTCTCTATATAGGGTATTTAGATTTGTAGGAATGATTAGATGGAGTCCTTAGGGGCTTGAGTGAGTTTCTGTGCATCTGGGGCAAGTTTCGAAAAAATTGAGCTGCTGAAACAGAAATTTTCTGCACATGACCTGACTTCAAAAGAGCATTTCTCCCAATCTAtaaagaattttgagatgatgATGTTTTGATGAGATTGTAttcctttgagtctagtttctggTGGTTTAAATTGTTTGTCATCCCGACTTTTTATAGGAGTAATGGTCATTTTACGGAAGGGTGTCAGTGCAGTCTTGAATGTTGGTGCGATGGATTTGTGG
Coding sequences:
- the LOC138873589 gene encoding zinc finger BED domain-containing protein RICESLEEPER 2-like codes for the protein MKTLLDEKLCKRNLLLMGRMLHVHCAAHILNLIVQEGLKVMQDSINNVRDSVLYWIGSSGRIETFEEVARLLHISYNKKLEYDCPTRWNSTYLILRTVLEYKDVFMKLSLNDFSCFPTEGQYSATEEVCDTLKLFYHITEEFSGTQYPTSIQFFSKVCDIKLELKALVKSLNPLISSMASAMVLKFKKYWDEVHILMGVAAIFDPKYKMRLIEFYLTHIYGRETASDKIQEVRSYCVDLFQEYKSRGAESSQASSSSEVVGHVEGDRLSSFDRFV
- the LOC104246465 gene encoding uncharacterized protein, whose product is MLVIQLPLGLINIAGHATLSKELHWLFSVFAGLIMCRIVYQLTGTISPLFFNGYIKLDDKKKLEWNNRGFSTFHALLVAAASLYLLIESDLFRDGAPDDLMINRTSAFSDTILGISTGYFLADLAMIFYYFPALGGMEYVLHHGLSMFAIVQSLLSGQAQIYIFMVLFTESTTPFVNLRWYLDVAGQKNSKLYVSNGVALFFGWLVARIVLFLFFFYHMFAHFDQIKKVYPLGFYSLLTVPPVLALLNIVWFWKIAKGMIKTLRKARHSQ